The proteins below come from a single Roseiconus lacunae genomic window:
- a CDS encoding L,D-transpeptidase family protein, whose protein sequence is MQTIKTAAIVVLMLTVLYGGYVSMTTPPEPLPEEIEEYLVIDEGGSSSLIDDSFITGEMVPGTADDALSLSQPPAGLFEDAAAPPAVGPSPQPPTTATATEMLAPPSQGNLSLPNTSFADLAPNEIPATPEREAPRALPPVDSAPPSITPGPADSYASTPNQFALPDPSSVAGQFDSSKGTPFAPPAESDSTASSTSANGQAGGDEANLGLTNAIAAADELYQKGQLKEALATLSVFYGMPGISADQEQQLMGRLDPLAREVIYSRRHLLEQPYKVSGSESLVEIAKGYKVPWQLLANINGVDDPVTVLPGTELKMVRGPFRADVDLNGKVMTMFLGDLYAGRFEIEVGKEPSPTPGEFTVQDKQTSRTFYGPAGKTIPAGSPENPYGNAWLDLGGQLCIHGSSNTVKPTDDGCISVAGDLADDVFAILSQGSTVTIRR, encoded by the coding sequence GTGCAAACGATCAAGACAGCCGCAATTGTTGTTCTCATGCTGACCGTTCTTTACGGCGGCTATGTCTCCATGACGACACCACCGGAGCCGCTTCCCGAAGAGATCGAGGAATACTTGGTCATCGATGAAGGCGGTAGTAGCTCGCTGATAGACGATTCCTTCATCACCGGTGAAATGGTTCCCGGGACGGCCGATGATGCGTTATCGCTCAGCCAACCTCCGGCAGGACTGTTCGAAGATGCAGCCGCGCCTCCGGCGGTCGGGCCTTCGCCGCAACCACCAACGACCGCGACGGCGACCGAGATGTTGGCCCCGCCAAGCCAAGGTAACTTGTCGCTTCCGAATACGTCATTCGCCGATCTTGCACCGAACGAAATACCGGCGACACCTGAACGAGAAGCCCCGCGAGCCCTGCCGCCGGTCGATTCGGCTCCGCCTTCGATCACCCCTGGTCCGGCGGACTCGTATGCATCAACGCCGAACCAATTTGCGCTTCCCGATCCGAGTTCGGTCGCGGGACAATTCGATTCGTCCAAAGGAACTCCGTTCGCACCGCCCGCGGAATCTGATTCCACGGCCTCAAGTACTTCTGCCAATGGGCAAGCCGGTGGCGATGAAGCCAACCTAGGATTAACCAATGCGATCGCTGCCGCCGACGAGCTTTACCAAAAAGGGCAACTCAAGGAAGCTCTTGCGACACTGAGTGTTTTCTACGGGATGCCTGGAATCAGCGCTGATCAAGAGCAACAGTTGATGGGGCGACTCGATCCGCTTGCCCGCGAAGTGATCTATTCTCGGCGCCATCTGCTGGAACAACCATACAAAGTCAGTGGCAGCGAATCCTTAGTCGAAATTGCCAAGGGATACAAAGTTCCCTGGCAGTTGTTGGCCAATATCAACGGTGTGGACGACCCCGTCACGGTACTTCCGGGAACCGAACTGAAAATGGTTCGTGGCCCCTTCCGTGCCGACGTCGACTTGAATGGAAAAGTCATGACGATGTTTCTCGGTGATCTTTACGCCGGTCGCTTCGAAATTGAAGTGGGCAAAGAACCGTCCCCAACGCCGGGCGAGTTTACCGTCCAGGATAAACAGACGTCGCGGACATTTTATGGTCCAGCCGGTAAAACCATCCCTGCGGGCAGCCCAGAAAATCCATACGGAAACGCCTGGCTTGATTTAGGCGGACAACTGTGCATCCACGGCAGTTCTAACACGGTGAAACCTACCGATGACGGCTGTATCAGTGTCGCCGGCGATCTTGCCGATGATGTTTTTGCGATCCTCAGCCAAGGATCAACGGTGACCATCCGCCGCTAA
- a CDS encoding Na+/H+ antiporter NhaC family protein, with protein sequence MEYGAASLLPPLVAIVLAILTRQVVLPLLFGVGVGAFILAPSESDWFAPAIGLGQAIWNSISDHDHLLALAFSLLLGAMVGVLEAGGAMEDLVTKIAARIKSRQGAQTLIASTGLAVFFDDYANTLLVGGTMRSTADRYKISRSKLAYLVDSTAAPVAGLSLVSTWAATEITYMSEGLSDAGITTASAGFELFMQSIPYRFYPLLALVMVFVIARSGRDFGPMRTAELRQSDSNQTGAVGAASQGSDVHPLKLQRAPIRHSWIPTVVPVGMCIIAVLLVLIITGSWEVGEKDPAVSWIRHFGLLIGNGQSYWALVVGGGSGWIVSLFTHRVVCQSSADFLMKSSLRGAWQMMPAIVILWLAWALSAMTGKDGLDTGGYLSSLLSEALDPKLLPTCVFVIAGLMAFSTGTSWGTMGILTPLSVTLAIKLDQAAGGPGTADTAICLATCGSVLAGAIFGDHCSPISDTTVLSSRASECDHVEHVRTQLPYAVVVGGICIVFGTLPAAYGVSPWISLVAGAVAILLVVRLVGKPVQSSADATAASDS encoded by the coding sequence ATGGAATACGGAGCCGCTTCGTTATTGCCGCCGTTGGTGGCTATCGTATTGGCGATCTTGACTCGCCAAGTCGTTCTGCCCCTGCTGTTCGGTGTCGGGGTCGGCGCGTTTATTCTCGCGCCATCAGAGTCTGACTGGTTCGCACCTGCGATCGGTTTGGGACAAGCGATTTGGAATTCCATCAGTGACCACGATCACCTATTGGCGCTCGCATTTAGTTTGCTTTTGGGCGCGATGGTAGGAGTCCTGGAAGCTGGAGGCGCGATGGAAGATTTGGTCACCAAGATCGCCGCTCGCATCAAGAGTCGGCAAGGCGCACAGACGCTGATCGCCTCGACTGGCCTTGCAGTCTTTTTTGACGATTACGCCAATACTCTTTTGGTCGGTGGAACGATGCGTTCGACCGCGGATCGCTATAAGATTTCACGCAGCAAACTCGCTTACCTCGTCGATTCGACCGCCGCACCTGTCGCCGGTTTGTCGTTGGTCAGTACGTGGGCCGCGACCGAAATCACGTACATGTCCGAAGGGCTTAGCGATGCAGGGATCACGACGGCATCGGCGGGATTTGAGCTATTCATGCAGTCGATCCCGTACCGGTTTTACCCGCTGTTGGCGTTAGTGATGGTGTTTGTCATCGCCCGCAGTGGTCGCGATTTTGGACCGATGCGAACCGCCGAGTTGAGGCAATCTGATTCCAACCAAACGGGCGCAGTGGGGGCGGCTTCCCAGGGAAGCGATGTCCATCCGTTGAAGCTCCAACGCGCTCCGATTCGTCATAGCTGGATCCCGACGGTCGTCCCCGTTGGGATGTGCATCATCGCCGTGCTGCTGGTCTTGATTATCACCGGTAGCTGGGAAGTGGGCGAGAAAGACCCTGCGGTTTCCTGGATCCGGCATTTTGGTTTGTTGATCGGTAACGGCCAGTCATACTGGGCGTTGGTGGTCGGCGGTGGTTCCGGCTGGATCGTCTCGCTTTTCACACACCGTGTGGTCTGTCAATCGTCGGCAGATTTTTTGATGAAGTCATCGCTCCGCGGGGCATGGCAAATGATGCCGGCGATCGTCATTTTATGGCTTGCTTGGGCGCTCTCGGCGATGACTGGAAAAGACGGCTTGGACACCGGAGGTTACCTGTCCAGTCTGCTCAGCGAGGCGTTGGATCCCAAGTTGTTGCCGACCTGTGTCTTTGTGATTGCCGGCTTGATGGCGTTCTCGACCGGGACGAGCTGGGGAACGATGGGAATTCTAACCCCACTTTCAGTCACGCTTGCGATCAAACTGGATCAAGCCGCGGGCGGTCCCGGAACGGCTGACACAGCAATCTGCTTGGCTACGTGCGGCAGCGTGTTGGCGGGAGCGATCTTCGGCGACCACTGCTCACCGATCAGTGACACGACGGTGTTGTCCAGTCGAGCGAGTGAATGTGACCATGTCGAACACGTTCGCACACAATTGCCCTATGCCGTCGTCGTCGGGGGGATTTGCATTGTCTTTGGGACGCTGCCAGCAGCATACGGAGTTTCACCCTGGATCAGTCTTGTTGCCGGTGCCGTCGCGATTTTGTTGGTCGTTCGTTTGGTCGGAAAGCCAGTTCAGTCGAGCGCCGACGCGACAGCAGCTTCGGACTCATAG